A genomic window from Providencia alcalifaciens includes:
- the hslU gene encoding HslU--HslV peptidase ATPase subunit → MSEMTPREIVSELDNHIIGQHKAKRSVAIALRNRWRRMQLNEHLRHEVTPKNILMIGPTGVGKTEIARRLAKLANAPFIKVEATKFTEVGYVGKEVDSIIRDLTDSAVKMVRLQSIEKNRYRAEEMAEERILDVLIPPAKNNWGQAEPVDEQSPARQAFRKKLREGQLDDKEIEIEVSAAPMGVEIMAPPGMEEMTNQLQSMFQNLAGQKQKPRKMKIKEAFKLLVEEEAAKLVNPEELKEQAIEAVEQNGIVFIDEFDKICKRGGQSSGPDVSREGVQRDLLPLIEGCTISTKHGMVKTDHILFIASGAFQVSSPSDLIPELQGRLPIRVELQALTTEDFERILTEPNASLTEQYKALMATEGVSVEFTADGIRKIAESAWQVNESTENIGARRLHTVLERLMEDISFDASERDGQSITIDAEYVRQHLDELVADEDLSRFIL, encoded by the coding sequence ATGTCCGAAATGACTCCACGCGAAATTGTCAGCGAACTCGACAACCATATTATTGGCCAACATAAAGCTAAACGTTCAGTTGCTATCGCCCTGCGTAACCGCTGGCGCCGTATGCAGTTGAATGAGCATTTACGCCATGAAGTGACCCCAAAAAATATTCTGATGATTGGTCCTACCGGGGTAGGTAAAACCGAAATCGCACGCCGTTTAGCCAAACTGGCAAATGCACCATTCATCAAAGTTGAAGCGACTAAGTTCACGGAAGTGGGCTATGTCGGTAAAGAAGTTGACTCTATCATCCGCGATCTTACCGATTCTGCGGTAAAAATGGTGCGTTTACAGTCTATCGAGAAAAACCGTTATCGTGCCGAAGAAATGGCAGAAGAACGCATTCTTGATGTGTTGATCCCACCGGCAAAAAATAACTGGGGGCAAGCGGAGCCTGTTGATGAGCAATCACCAGCACGTCAAGCATTCCGTAAGAAATTACGTGAAGGTCAGTTAGACGATAAAGAAATTGAAATTGAAGTTTCCGCAGCACCAATGGGCGTTGAAATCATGGCTCCTCCGGGCATGGAAGAGATGACCAACCAGTTACAATCGATGTTCCAAAACTTAGCAGGTCAAAAGCAAAAGCCTCGTAAGATGAAAATCAAAGAAGCTTTCAAACTGCTGGTAGAAGAAGAAGCCGCAAAACTGGTGAATCCTGAAGAGCTGAAAGAACAAGCCATTGAAGCGGTTGAACAAAACGGTATCGTGTTTATTGATGAGTTCGATAAAATCTGTAAACGCGGTGGTCAAAGTTCAGGTCCAGATGTGTCCCGTGAAGGGGTTCAGCGTGATCTATTACCATTAATTGAAGGCTGCACCATCTCAACCAAACACGGCATGGTGAAAACTGACCACATCCTGTTTATTGCATCTGGCGCATTCCAAGTTTCTAGCCCATCGGATTTGATTCCAGAACTGCAAGGTCGTCTGCCAATTCGTGTTGAACTTCAGGCGCTGACCACTGAAGATTTCGAGCGCATCTTAACTGAGCCTAATGCTTCTTTGACTGAACAGTACAAAGCGCTGATGGCAACAGAAGGTGTTAGCGTTGAATTCACCGCAGATGGTATTCGTAAAATTGCAGAATCTGCATGGCAAGTGAATGAATCAACCGAAAATATCGGTGCGCGTCGTTTACATACTGTGCTAGAACGTCTGATGGAAGATATCTCTTTCGACGCCAGCGAGCGCGACGGGCAAAGCATTACAATCGATGCTGAGTATGTCCGCCAGCACTTAGACGAACTGGTCGCAGACGAAGATCTGAGTAGATTTATTTTATAA
- a CDS encoding 1,4-dihydroxy-2-naphthoate polyprenyltransferase → MNSSSISRKQAWLESLRPKTLPLGVIAIVTGSALTYFTGNFKWPVALLSIITAGLLQILSNLANDYGDAIKGSDTAERIGPLRGMQKGIITKEDMKKALKLNIFAACLSGLLLIIVACEKPEDAFGFLGLGLVAIVAAITYTVGKKPYGYLGLGDISVLIFFGWLSVIGTFYLQANSFNIITILPATACGLLSVAVLNINNMRDIENDIKAGKNTLAVRLGPQGARMYHAIIIIVSILCLVFFNLLYLTGWAGWLFLLAVPMLMNHVRKVLSDPTPEGMRPMLENMVKITLVTNVLFSLGVILSK, encoded by the coding sequence ATGAACTCATCTTCAATCAGCCGCAAACAAGCTTGGCTAGAAAGTTTACGACCAAAAACCCTACCATTAGGGGTGATTGCCATCGTCACTGGATCCGCACTAACCTATTTCACGGGTAACTTTAAGTGGCCAGTTGCTCTGCTTTCTATTATCACAGCGGGCTTATTACAAATTTTATCTAACCTCGCCAATGACTATGGCGATGCGATTAAAGGCTCAGACACCGCTGAACGCATCGGACCTCTGCGCGGAATGCAAAAAGGCATTATCACCAAAGAAGATATGAAAAAAGCGCTGAAGCTGAATATCTTCGCGGCTTGCCTGTCAGGCCTATTGTTGATTATTGTCGCGTGTGAAAAGCCAGAAGATGCCTTCGGATTCCTTGGGTTAGGGTTAGTGGCTATCGTAGCAGCCATCACTTATACCGTCGGTAAAAAACCTTATGGCTACCTTGGCCTTGGGGATATTTCCGTTCTCATTTTCTTTGGCTGGTTAAGTGTGATAGGGACTTTTTACCTACAAGCGAATAGCTTTAATATCATCACTATCCTGCCAGCAACAGCTTGCGGTTTACTGTCTGTGGCGGTTTTAAATATCAACAATATGCGTGATATTGAAAATGACATTAAAGCGGGTAAAAACACGTTGGCAGTACGTTTAGGTCCGCAAGGCGCGCGCATGTACCACGCCATTATCATCATCGTTTCAATCTTATGTTTGGTATTTTTCAATTTACTCTATTTAACAGGTTGGGCGGGCTGGTTATTCTTATTGGCGGTACCAATGCTGATGAATCATGTGCGCAAAGTCCTGTCTGATCCTACCCCTGAAGGGATGCGCCCAATGCTAGAAAATATGGTGAAAATCACTTTAGTCACCAACGTTTTATTCTCCCTTGGGGTTATCCTGAGCAAATAG
- the rraA gene encoding ribonuclease E activity regulator RraA — MKYDTSELCDIYQESVNVVEPLFSNFGGRTSFGGQIITVKCFEDNGILYDLLEEDGHGRILLVDGGGSVRKALIDAELARLAVDNGWEGIVVYGAVRQVDALMELDLGIQAVAAIPAGCPDEGIGESDIRVNFGGVTFFSGDYLYADNTGMILSEEPLTQAANDDFDETIDE, encoded by the coding sequence ATGAAATATGATACTTCCGAACTCTGCGACATCTACCAAGAAAGCGTTAATGTAGTAGAACCTTTATTCTCCAACTTTGGTGGACGTACTTCATTTGGCGGTCAAATCATTACAGTAAAATGCTTTGAAGATAATGGCATTCTGTATGATTTGCTGGAAGAAGACGGCCATGGGCGCATCTTGCTGGTGGATGGCGGTGGTTCAGTGCGTAAAGCGCTGATTGACGCTGAACTAGCTCGATTAGCGGTAGACAATGGCTGGGAAGGTATTGTGGTTTACGGTGCCGTCCGTCAAGTGGATGCATTAATGGAGTTAGATCTCGGCATCCAAGCTGTTGCCGCTATTCCTGCGGGTTGCCCTGACGAAGGTATCGGCGAAAGCGATATCCGCGTTAATTTTGGCGGCGTGACATTCTTCTCTGGCGATTATCTGTATGCCGATAACACGGGCATGATTTTATCCGAAGAACCACTGACCCAAGCAGCCAACGACGATTTCGACGAAACCATCGACGAATAA
- the zapB gene encoding cell division protein ZapB, with amino-acid sequence MSFEVFEKLESKVQQAIDTIALMQMEIDELKEQNSALSQELQANKSGTESLVRENEQLKQEQATWQERLRTLLGKMEEV; translated from the coding sequence ATGTCATTTGAAGTATTTGAGAAACTAGAATCCAAAGTTCAGCAAGCCATCGATACCATCGCATTAATGCAAATGGAAATTGATGAACTAAAAGAACAAAACAGTGCGTTAAGCCAAGAGTTACAAGCCAACAAATCAGGCACTGAATCACTGGTTCGTGAAAATGAACAATTGAAGCAAGAGCAGGCGACTTGGCAGGAGAGGTTACGTACGCTCCTCGGCAAGATGGAAGAAGTCTAA
- a CDS encoding MIP/aquaporin family protein has product MSKITPSTLTGQCISEFLGTALLVFFGLGCVAAVRIAGAQLGLWEISIIWGFGVALAVYLTAGISGAHLNPAVTLALWLFACFDKRKVIPYIIAQMLGGFCAAALVYSMYSPVFFDYEQVHHIVRGTQESLFTAGVFSTYPAPQISVLHAFFIELVITAILVCLILGLTDDGNGVPKGPLAPLLIGILIAVIGGSFGPLTGFALNPARDFGPKVMAYLAGWGDIALTGGRDIPYFLVPLTAPIVGGLLGAFGYRKLIGRHLPCMTCESDEEEKKSS; this is encoded by the coding sequence ATGAGCAAAATAACACCTTCAACACTGACTGGTCAGTGTATATCGGAGTTTCTTGGAACTGCTCTGTTAGTTTTTTTTGGTTTAGGATGTGTCGCGGCTGTACGTATTGCGGGTGCCCAGTTAGGTCTTTGGGAAATTAGTATAATTTGGGGCTTCGGCGTCGCACTGGCTGTTTACCTAACTGCGGGTATTTCTGGCGCTCACTTAAACCCTGCCGTCACGTTAGCATTATGGTTATTCGCGTGTTTTGATAAGCGAAAAGTGATCCCTTACATTATCGCTCAAATGCTTGGGGGCTTTTGTGCCGCTGCTCTAGTTTACTCAATGTATTCCCCTGTCTTTTTCGATTACGAACAAGTTCACCACATTGTTCGTGGTACACAAGAAAGTTTATTTACTGCGGGTGTATTCTCAACTTACCCTGCACCACAAATCAGCGTGCTCCATGCGTTCTTTATTGAATTGGTGATTACCGCCATTTTAGTCTGCTTAATTTTAGGTTTAACCGATGATGGTAACGGCGTTCCTAAAGGCCCATTAGCACCATTATTAATTGGTATCTTAATTGCGGTTATCGGCGGCTCTTTTGGTCCACTGACCGGATTTGCCTTAAACCCAGCACGTGACTTTGGTCCGAAAGTCATGGCTTATTTAGCAGGATGGGGTGATATTGCCCTGACCGGTGGACGTGATATTCCTTATTTCCTTGTCCCATTGACTGCGCCGATTGTTGGTGGTCTGCTAGGGGCATTCGGTTACCGTAAACTCATTGGTCGCCATCTGCCTTGCATGACTTGCGAGTCTGATGAGGAAGAAAAAAAATCCTCTTAA
- the glpK gene encoding glycerol kinase GlpK: MTTETNIVKKYIVALDQGTTSSRAVVLDHDANIVSISQREFTQIYPKPGWVEHDPMEIWATQSSTLIEVLAKADIRTDEVASIGITNQRETTIVWEKATGKPVYNAIVWQCRRTADFCTHLKTNDKELEEYIRQNTGLVVDPYFSGTKVKWILDNVEGARERAEKGELLFGTVDTWLVWKMTQGRVHVTDYTNASRTMLFNIRNLEWDDKILKALNIPRNMLPEVRPSSEVYGQTNIGGKGGTRIPISGIAGDQQAALYGQLCVKSGMAKNTYGTGCFLLMNTGDTAVRSNHGLLTTIACGPKGEVNYALEGAVFVGGASIQWLRDELKLIDESTDSEYFATKVKDSNGVYVVPAFTGLGAPYWDPYARGAIFGLTRGANRNHIIRATLESIAYQTRDVLDAMQADSGERLKALRVDGGAVANNFLMQFQSDILGTSVERPEVRESTALGAAYLAGIAVGFWESLDELQSKASIERVFKPGIETTERNYKYEGWKKAVARAQEWEDRA, translated from the coding sequence ATGACAACAGAAACTAATATCGTTAAAAAATATATTGTCGCTCTTGATCAAGGCACAACCAGTTCGCGAGCTGTCGTTCTCGACCATGATGCAAATATCGTCAGTATTTCCCAGCGCGAATTCACGCAAATCTACCCGAAACCTGGCTGGGTAGAACATGACCCAATGGAAATTTGGGCAACACAAAGCTCCACACTGATTGAAGTGCTCGCTAAAGCCGATATTCGTACCGATGAAGTGGCGAGTATCGGTATCACAAACCAGCGTGAAACCACGATTGTTTGGGAGAAAGCGACAGGCAAACCTGTCTATAATGCGATTGTTTGGCAATGCCGCCGCACCGCTGACTTTTGCACCCATTTAAAAACCAACGATAAAGAACTTGAAGAGTATATTCGCCAAAATACCGGTTTAGTGGTCGACCCTTACTTCTCTGGAACCAAAGTGAAATGGATCCTCGATAACGTCGAAGGTGCTCGTGAACGCGCAGAAAAAGGTGAATTACTGTTCGGTACTGTCGATACTTGGTTAGTTTGGAAAATGACTCAAGGTAGAGTCCACGTTACTGACTATACCAACGCCTCTCGTACCATGTTATTCAACATTCGTAATTTAGAATGGGATGACAAAATCCTTAAAGCGTTAAATATTCCTCGTAACATGCTACCGGAAGTCCGCCCTTCTTCTGAAGTTTACGGACAAACCAACATTGGGGGTAAAGGCGGTACTCGTATCCCTATTTCTGGTATCGCGGGTGACCAACAAGCAGCACTGTATGGTCAATTGTGTGTAAAATCCGGTATGGCAAAAAATACCTACGGAACTGGCTGCTTCTTATTAATGAATACTGGTGATACCGCGGTTCGCTCCAATCATGGTCTACTAACCACAATTGCTTGCGGCCCTAAAGGCGAGGTGAATTACGCCCTTGAAGGTGCGGTGTTTGTAGGCGGTGCCTCTATTCAGTGGCTGCGTGATGAGCTGAAACTGATTGATGAATCTACCGATTCCGAATATTTCGCCACTAAAGTCAAAGACAGTAACGGTGTGTATGTGGTGCCTGCATTCACTGGCTTAGGCGCCCCTTATTGGGATCCGTATGCGCGCGGCGCTATCTTTGGTTTAACGCGTGGAGCAAACCGCAACCACATTATCCGTGCGACATTGGAATCTATCGCGTATCAGACCCGCGATGTCCTCGATGCGATGCAAGCTGATTCTGGTGAGCGCCTCAAAGCATTACGTGTAGATGGCGGCGCCGTTGCGAATAACTTCCTGATGCAGTTCCAGTCTGACATTCTCGGTACCTCTGTAGAACGTCCTGAAGTCCGTGAAAGCACCGCGTTGGGTGCCGCTTACTTAGCCGGTATCGCCGTTGGATTCTGGGAAAGTTTGGATGAACTGCAAAGTAAAGCCAGCATTGAACGCGTCTTTAAGCCGGGTATTGAAACCACCGAGCGTAACTATAAATACGAAGGTTGGAAAAAAGCAGTCGCCCGTGCTCAAGAGTGGGAAGATCGCGCTTAA
- the emrD gene encoding multidrug efflux MFS transporter EmrD, producing MRKLENFNLLLMLIALAAVGQMTQTVYVPVIAEIAVYFGEPSGAVQRVMAAYLFSYGFSQLLYGPLSDQIGRRPVILAGLSIFLVSTIVAIFAPTLTVLTVASGLQGLGTGVAGVMVRTMPRDLYKGTALRYANSLLNMGVLVSPLLAPMFGGILAHFFGWHACYIFLFLLGGAVLFSMYRWMPETRPISPEKHNLVASYRELLSNGSFLSYLTMLIGALAGIAVFEACSGVLMGGVLGLSSITVSILFILPIPAAFFGAWYAGREGKNFSTLMWQSVLICLAAGIMMWIPGWFGIMNTWTLLVPAAIFFFGAGMLFPLATTGAMEPFPYLAGAAGALVGGLQNVGSGVATWVSALMPQNGQFSLGLLMFLMSMLVVLCWLPLAHRMSHTERMV from the coding sequence ATGAGAAAGCTTGAAAATTTTAATCTGTTGCTAATGTTGATTGCCCTCGCTGCGGTTGGGCAAATGACTCAAACTGTTTATGTCCCAGTTATTGCTGAAATTGCGGTGTATTTCGGTGAACCGTCGGGTGCCGTACAGCGTGTTATGGCAGCGTATCTGTTTTCTTACGGTTTTTCCCAACTACTGTATGGTCCGTTATCTGACCAAATCGGTCGCCGTCCGGTGATTTTAGCCGGGTTATCTATTTTCTTAGTGTCAACGATTGTCGCTATTTTTGCCCCAACCCTGACGGTATTGACGGTTGCAAGTGGGTTACAAGGCTTAGGCACCGGGGTTGCAGGCGTGATGGTGAGAACCATGCCGCGCGACTTGTATAAGGGCACAGCGCTACGTTACGCCAATAGCCTGCTTAATATGGGGGTGTTAGTGAGCCCACTGTTAGCGCCTATGTTTGGCGGGATTCTGGCGCATTTCTTTGGCTGGCACGCCTGTTATATTTTCTTATTCCTGTTGGGGGGAGCGGTGTTGTTCAGTATGTATCGCTGGATGCCGGAAACTCGTCCTATTTCACCTGAAAAGCATAATTTAGTGGCGTCATACCGTGAATTATTATCTAACGGTTCGTTTCTTTCGTATTTGACGATGTTAATTGGTGCACTTGCTGGGATAGCGGTTTTTGAAGCCTGTAGCGGTGTATTGATGGGCGGCGTTTTAGGGCTAAGTAGCATTACCGTGAGTATCCTATTTATTCTGCCTATCCCTGCGGCCTTCTTTGGTGCTTGGTACGCAGGACGTGAAGGCAAAAATTTCTCAACGTTGATGTGGCAGTCGGTACTGATTTGTCTGGCTGCGGGTATCATGATGTGGATACCGGGTTGGTTTGGCATCATGAACACATGGACACTGTTAGTGCCTGCCGCCATTTTCTTCTTTGGCGCAGGGATGCTATTCCCGTTAGCGACTACTGGTGCGATGGAACCTTTCCCTTATTTAGCGGGGGCTGCGGGGGCATTAGTGGGCGGTTTACAGAACGTGGGCTCTGGTGTCGCAACGTGGGTTTCCGCATTAATGCCACAAAATGGCCAGTTTAGCCTTGGTTTGCTGATGTTCTTGATGTCGATGTTAGTGGTATTGTGCTGGCTGCCATTAGCTCACCGTATGAGCCACACTGAACGGATGGTTTAA
- the fpr gene encoding ferredoxin--NADP(+) reductase encodes MANWVTGRVVEAKYWTETLFSLVVDAPIQPFIAGQFAKLALEIDGERVARAYSYVNAPSDNRLEFYFVIVPNGKLSPKLAELQIGDTLQITDEASGFFVLDEIPECKHLWMLSTGTAIGPFLSILQENKGLERFEKIVLLHAVRYQKDLSYLPLMQQLEQQFQGKLRIVTVVSREHVSGSLYGRVPALIADHQLEGFVGLPIDAENCHIMLCGNPEMVRDTRDTLKETHGLIKHLRRKPGHITSEQYW; translated from the coding sequence ATGGCAAATTGGGTGACAGGTCGAGTGGTTGAAGCCAAGTATTGGACAGAAACCTTGTTTAGTTTAGTGGTAGATGCGCCTATTCAACCGTTTATTGCAGGACAGTTTGCTAAACTCGCCCTTGAAATTGATGGGGAACGCGTTGCCCGCGCCTACTCTTATGTGAATGCTCCCAGCGATAACCGCCTTGAGTTCTATTTCGTCATTGTTCCCAATGGAAAACTGAGCCCGAAGCTAGCTGAGCTACAAATCGGCGATACACTGCAAATCACCGATGAGGCTTCTGGCTTCTTTGTGCTGGATGAAATTCCTGAATGTAAACATCTTTGGATGCTCTCCACAGGTACGGCTATTGGTCCATTTCTCTCTATTTTACAAGAGAATAAAGGGCTCGAACGCTTCGAAAAAATCGTCTTACTGCATGCCGTGCGTTATCAAAAAGATCTGAGTTACCTGCCGCTCATGCAGCAATTAGAGCAGCAATTCCAAGGGAAATTACGCATTGTCACCGTCGTGAGCCGTGAACACGTATCTGGTTCGCTATATGGGCGGGTTCCCGCATTAATTGCCGATCATCAATTGGAAGGGTTTGTTGGGTTGCCGATTGATGCAGAAAATTGTCACATTATGTTATGTGGCAACCCAGAAATGGTACGTGATACTCGCGATACACTCAAAGAAACTCACGGGCTTATCAAACATCTACGCCGTAAGCCGGGGCATATTACCAGCGAACAGTACTGGTAA
- a CDS encoding DUF805 domain-containing protein, with product MTLLQWAFSFKGRMGRRPFWAGIAGCFILMTLISLFQNAFSLPDIVVMVLFILLLYPLAAIFTKRLHDRGKPGGWFALVVLAFALFSFDVSQLAEIWQWGIGRFLPLLITMMMLIDCGVFVGMEGENPYGKKTDKVDYLS from the coding sequence ATGACATTACTACAATGGGCTTTTTCCTTTAAAGGCAGAATGGGGCGACGACCATTTTGGGCAGGAATTGCAGGCTGTTTTATTTTGATGACCCTGATTTCTCTTTTTCAAAATGCGTTTTCATTACCGGATATTGTTGTGATGGTGTTGTTTATTTTATTACTGTATCCCCTTGCAGCAATCTTCACCAAGCGTCTGCATGATAGAGGTAAACCAGGGGGATGGTTTGCTTTAGTCGTGTTAGCTTTTGCCCTTTTTTCCTTCGATGTCAGTCAATTGGCGGAAATTTGGCAATGGGGGATAGGGCGCTTTCTTCCCTTACTGATTACAATGATGATGCTGATTGATTGTGGCGTTTTTGTGGGAATGGAAGGTGAAAATCCGTATGGGAAAAAGACAGATAAAGTAGATTACCTGTCTTAA
- a CDS encoding DUF1454 family protein — translation MAQPIFRSMSIIITAFVCYFPQMALSQKVPTLPDTNLSVAYLAPDAPTFNLTIPELRSQFNQTYKDLYLHEYKVIASQDISAPYIRAASRINQQIYSSAVLERGSEKIKSLQITLLPSDNEADAQKSRQLIERYIIAIIHQFDPNVSLDKAPELTAALNKFMANQNPTRAEEARLGALRYILVKSDNNVLTFAVEPIKLEQRTSENSK, via the coding sequence ATGGCTCAACCAATATTCCGTTCCATGTCCATCATCATAACCGCTTTTGTGTGCTATTTTCCACAAATGGCACTTTCTCAAAAGGTTCCGACGTTACCTGATACCAACTTAAGCGTCGCCTATTTAGCACCTGATGCGCCAACCTTTAATCTCACGATCCCAGAGTTACGTAGTCAATTTAATCAAACCTATAAAGATTTGTATCTTCACGAATACAAAGTGATTGCTAGCCAAGATATTTCCGCGCCCTACATTCGCGCCGCATCACGTATTAATCAACAAATATACTCATCTGCCGTCCTCGAACGGGGTAGTGAGAAAATTAAAAGCTTACAAATCACATTATTACCCTCAGATAACGAAGCTGACGCCCAAAAAAGTCGCCAATTAATTGAGCGCTATATTATTGCGATTATTCATCAATTTGACCCCAATGTTTCTCTGGATAAAGCCCCAGAGCTGACCGCAGCGCTGAACAAGTTTATGGCCAATCAAAATCCAACTCGCGCGGAAGAAGCGAGATTAGGTGCCTTGCGATATATTTTGGTAAAAAGTGACAATAATGTGCTTACTTTTGCTGTTGAACCGATTAAGCTAGAACAACGAACGAGTGAAAACAGTAAATAA
- the tpiA gene encoding triose-phosphate isomerase: MRHPLVMGNWKLNGSTQMVNELIAGLRNELSSVDGCDVAIAPPAMYLTQAKHAIAGSRIALGAQNVDVNLSGAFTGEISAEMLKDVGAKYIIIGHSERRTYHKESDEFVAKQFAVLKEQGLIPVLCIGESEAENEAGKTEEVCARQIDAVLNTLGAEAFQGAVIAYEPIWAIGTGKSATPAQAQAVHKFIRSHIAKKDAAVAEQVIIQYGGSVNAGNAAELFTQPDIDGALVGGASLKADAFAVIVKAAAEAKKEK, from the coding sequence ATGCGACATCCATTGGTAATGGGTAACTGGAAACTGAACGGCAGTACCCAGATGGTCAATGAACTGATTGCCGGCCTGCGTAATGAACTGAGCAGCGTTGATGGCTGTGACGTAGCAATTGCACCACCAGCAATGTACTTAACTCAGGCTAAACACGCTATCGCTGGCAGCCGCATTGCATTAGGCGCACAAAACGTTGACGTCAACCTGTCTGGCGCATTCACTGGCGAAATTTCGGCTGAAATGCTGAAAGATGTCGGTGCAAAATACATCATCATCGGTCACTCAGAGCGCCGTACTTATCACAAAGAAAGCGATGAGTTCGTTGCAAAACAATTTGCCGTGCTGAAAGAACAAGGTTTAATCCCAGTTCTGTGTATCGGTGAAAGCGAAGCTGAAAACGAAGCGGGCAAGACGGAAGAAGTTTGTGCTCGTCAAATCGATGCTGTCCTGAACACATTAGGTGCAGAAGCATTCCAAGGCGCGGTTATCGCTTATGAGCCAATCTGGGCAATCGGAACGGGTAAATCTGCAACTCCAGCGCAGGCACAAGCCGTACATAAATTTATTCGTAGCCATATCGCGAAAAAAGATGCGGCAGTCGCAGAGCAAGTGATCATTCAATATGGCGGTTCTGTTAACGCAGGCAACGCGGCTGAGTTATTCACTCAACCAGATATCGATGGTGCTTTAGTGGGCGGCGCATCCTTAAAAGCAGATGCTTTTGCGGTGATTGTTAAAGCAGCAGCTGAAGCAAAAAAAGAAAAGTAA